One segment of Bradyrhizobium sp. WD16 DNA contains the following:
- a CDS encoding TRAP transporter large permease subunit, translating into MQVAELDSGPGAAPAGAGTRLSGHGSVAKLERAVGAVVEIPAALLVVAEIVILFVGVVARYGLRSPLVWSDELASILFLWLAMLGSAIAFRRGEHMRMTALVARASVSQRAFLDLVGTCAALGFLLLVAWPSYEYAYEESYITTPALQIANSFRAAALPIGIALMALFAVLRLWREARPGLVLGAILTVALVMAGFWFAQPFLRQLGNLNLIIFFVGLVGACVFAGIPIAFAFGLSIFGYLLLTTHTPLMVLVGRMDEGMSHIILLSVPLFVFLGLLIEMTGMARAMVAFLASLLGHVRGGLHYVLLGAMYLVSGISGSKAADMAAVAPVLFPEMKARGAKPGDLVALLSASGAQTETIPPSLVLITIGSVTGVSISALFTGGLLPGLVLALTLAALVWWRYRGEDLGHVKRAGAGEIGKTFIIALPAIALPFVIRAAVVEGVATATEVSTIGIVYAVLAGLVLYRHFAWRRLVPMLVDTACLSGAILLIIGTATGMAWGLTQSGFSRTLAATMAGLPGGGATFIAVSIVAFIVLGSVLEGIPAIVLFGPLLFPIARTVGVHEVHYAMIVILAMGIGLFAPPFGVGYYAACAIGRVDPAEGMRPILGYLLALFIGLLVVAAVPWISIGFLRGAAG; encoded by the coding sequence ATGCAGGTCGCCGAGCTGGACAGCGGGCCTGGCGCGGCGCCGGCCGGAGCGGGCACCCGCCTCTCCGGCCACGGCAGCGTCGCGAAGCTGGAACGGGCGGTGGGCGCGGTGGTGGAAATCCCCGCGGCGCTGCTGGTCGTCGCCGAGATCGTCATCCTGTTCGTCGGCGTCGTCGCCCGCTACGGCTTGCGCAGTCCGCTGGTCTGGTCGGACGAGCTCGCCTCGATCCTGTTCCTGTGGCTCGCCATGCTCGGCTCGGCGATCGCCTTCCGCCGCGGCGAACACATGCGCATGACCGCGCTGGTGGCGCGCGCATCAGTGTCCCAACGCGCCTTTCTCGACCTCGTCGGCACCTGCGCCGCGCTCGGCTTCCTCTTGCTGGTGGCCTGGCCATCCTACGAATACGCCTATGAGGAAAGCTATATCACGACGCCGGCGCTGCAGATCGCCAACAGCTTCCGCGCCGCGGCGCTGCCCATCGGCATCGCCCTGATGGCGCTGTTCGCAGTTCTGCGGCTGTGGCGCGAGGCCCGTCCCGGCCTCGTGCTCGGCGCCATCCTGACCGTCGCGCTGGTCATGGCCGGATTCTGGTTCGCCCAGCCGTTTCTGCGCCAGCTCGGCAATCTCAACCTGATCATCTTCTTCGTCGGCCTGGTCGGCGCCTGCGTCTTCGCCGGCATTCCCATCGCCTTCGCCTTCGGCCTGTCGATCTTCGGCTATCTGCTACTCACCACCCACACGCCGCTGATGGTGCTGGTCGGCCGCATGGACGAGGGCATGAGCCATATCATCCTCTTGTCGGTACCGCTGTTCGTCTTCCTCGGCCTCCTGATCGAGATGACCGGCATGGCGCGCGCCATGGTCGCCTTCCTCGCCAGCCTGCTCGGTCATGTCCGCGGCGGCCTGCATTACGTGCTGCTCGGGGCGATGTATCTGGTCTCCGGCATTTCCGGCTCCAAGGCCGCCGACATGGCGGCGGTGGCGCCGGTGCTGTTCCCGGAAATGAAGGCGCGCGGCGCCAAACCCGGCGACCTCGTCGCCCTGCTGTCGGCGAGCGGCGCCCAGACCGAGACCATCCCGCCGAGCCTCGTCCTCATCACCATCGGCTCGGTCACCGGGGTGTCGATCTCGGCGCTGTTCACCGGCGGCCTGCTTCCCGGTCTCGTGCTGGCGCTGACGCTGGCCGCCCTGGTGTGGTGGCGCTATCGCGGCGAGGATCTCGGCCACGTCAAGCGGGCCGGGGCGGGCGAGATCGGCAAGACCTTCATCATCGCCCTGCCCGCCATCGCACTGCCTTTCGTCATCCGCGCCGCGGTGGTCGAGGGCGTCGCCACCGCTACCGAAGTCTCGACCATCGGCATCGTCTATGCGGTGCTGGCCGGGCTGGTACTCTATCGCCATTTCGCGTGGCGGCGGCTCGTGCCGATGCTGGTCGACACCGCCTGCCTGTCGGGCGCGATCCTGCTGATCATCGGCACCGCCACCGGCATGGCCTGGGGCCTGACCCAGTCCGGCTTCTCGCGGACGCTGGCCGCCACCATGGCCGGCCTGCCCGGCGGCGGCGCCACCTTCATCGCCGTCTCCATCGTCGCCTTCATCGTGCTCGGCAGCGTGCTCGAGGGCATCCCCGCGATCGTGCTGTTCGGCCCGCTGCTGTTTCCGATCGCCCGCACCGTCGGCGTCCACGAAGTGCACTATGCCATGATCGTCATCCTCGCCATGGGCATCGGCCTGTTCGCGCCGCCCTTCGGCGTCGGCTATTACGCCGCCTGCGCCATCGGCCGGGTCGATCCCGCCGAGGGCATGCGCCCGATCCTCGGCTATCTGCTGGCGCTGTTCATCGGCCTGCTCGTTGTCGCGGCGGTGCCGTGGATCTCGATCGGTTTCTTGCGCGGCGCCGCGGGATGA
- a CDS encoding TRAP transporter substrate-binding protein: MNLSRRTLLKASAAATLAGGLGAPLVARAQQAEFSYKFANNLPDVHPLNIRAKEMAAAIKDATKGRFDLQIFPNNQLGSDTDMLSQIRSGGVEFFTLSGLILATLVPAASISGIGFAFPDYATVWKAMDGDLGAHIRGEITKANLVVMDKIWDNGFRQTTSSTKPINTPEDLKGFKIRVPVSPLWTSMFKAFDAAPASINFSEVYSALQTKVVEGQENPLALIVTAKLYEVQKYCSLTNHMWDGFWFLANRRAWEKLPADVRAIVADNINAAALKQRADLEKLASTAQDELKAKGMILNQPATGPFRDKLRAAGFYAEWKGKYGEQAWALLEKSVGKLA, encoded by the coding sequence CTGAACCTGTCGCGTCGCACGCTGCTGAAAGCTTCCGCTGCCGCCACGCTGGCCGGCGGCCTCGGCGCGCCGTTGGTGGCGCGGGCCCAGCAGGCCGAATTCAGCTACAAGTTCGCCAACAACCTGCCCGACGTCCACCCGCTCAACATCCGCGCCAAGGAGATGGCGGCGGCGATCAAGGACGCCACCAAGGGCCGCTTCGACCTGCAGATCTTCCCCAACAACCAGCTCGGTTCCGACACCGACATGCTGAGCCAGATCCGCTCCGGCGGCGTCGAATTCTTCACGTTGTCGGGCCTGATCCTCGCCACGCTGGTGCCGGCGGCCTCGATCAGCGGCATCGGCTTCGCCTTTCCCGACTATGCCACGGTGTGGAAGGCCATGGACGGCGACCTCGGCGCCCATATCCGCGGCGAGATCACCAAGGCCAATCTCGTGGTGATGGACAAGATCTGGGACAACGGCTTCCGCCAGACCACCTCCTCCACCAAGCCGATCAACACTCCCGAAGACCTCAAGGGCTTCAAGATCCGCGTCCCGGTGTCGCCGCTGTGGACCTCGATGTTCAAGGCCTTCGACGCCGCACCGGCCTCGATCAATTTCAGCGAGGTCTATTCGGCGCTGCAGACCAAGGTGGTCGAGGGCCAGGAAAATCCGCTCGCCCTGATCGTCACCGCCAAGCTCTATGAAGTGCAGAAATACTGCTCCCTGACCAACCACATGTGGGACGGCTTCTGGTTCCTCGCCAACCGCCGCGCCTGGGAGAAGCTGCCGGCGGATGTGCGCGCCATCGTCGCCGACAACATCAATGCCGCCGCGCTCAAGCAGCGCGCCGATCTGGAAAAGCTCGCCTCGACCGCCCAGGACGAGCTCAAGGCCAAGGGCATGATCCTCAACCAGCCGGCCACCGGCCCCTTCCGCGACAAGCTGCGCGCCGCCGGCTTCTATGCGGAGTGGAAGGGCAAATACGGCGAGCAGGCCTGGGCGCTGCTCGAGAAGTCGGTCGGCAAGCTGGCCTGA
- a CDS encoding cold shock domain-containing protein: MSALDASYARAVALIDDVEPRLDTIITEEDAKLQLIVRFFTEVLSWDHADLSAERKNDNGYSDYVVSDDNRPALVIEAKRQGALELATSAKSKSLYKISGPALKKCIDGIEQAASYCAPDGIQLAVVTDGTTWIFFRPYIPNENYKTKEAIVFPNLRSIADDFASFFELASKEGYRGSLYKHIFDKIHDRRLLLTLGLHSAFTDSDIHPNQKSQIAFDLDRIFNSFFAGMAGESDPDMLIECFVETKESRIADFALEKLTTYVLGNISPLDKQVDESLQQLISSTITDKHGDTVFIVGPSGAGKTTFLERFFKATLPHNVRERCVVVNVNALDATGDTGTSPAWFTNDIISKIEKELYPKGFPNWDQLLGLYYQEYVKRSEGVDAELYKRDKNAFKEKFGTYMDERVEQDREGYLRRLLIDIVENRKRLPIFVVDNTDEFSAQFKETLFQYFQSLRRHVTHCLLLFPLTDRSAWAFSKTEIFNIYSSKSYFLPTPPPREIFRKRLEYLKAKIKPTGKTAGVYDAGNFRVKLESLEAFASAIEDIFVLQDYISNRLGSLANYNIRRTLALARRVITSSALNIEDLLRSYVAGDQQPLSADRFMLTLILGDYNFYKRGDAHSVFPMFDVSTEIAQSPLLNVRILGLLKATHDARSSDDSRYLSTASIAQYFDGMGFAETAVESALSSLMQASLVEAHDPSKGNLAPSQGAAITYSGLTHLELALYNPIYFEQMALTAIMANADIAKQIRGHAESSEAIDVRMKKVRETFAAFLIDEDSKFGRVPESSQYKVQKEVTADILKFSGGTSEAELSTRDAVKVSAKHGVVIERANAVVDWFDENKGYGFAAVEQLGESAFLHASVLSKSGVGSVHDGDVMVVDVSRGPRGISISNVHRTQVAHDAAAKLVDAVVIKIFEDRGYGFVHVPSMGQDAFFHVSILPEQDRASFELGATLKVELNIDPRGRGLQVRRVLTAATA, translated from the coding sequence ATGTCTGCTCTAGATGCCTCCTATGCGCGCGCCGTCGCTCTGATCGATGATGTTGAGCCACGCTTGGACACAATAATCACGGAAGAAGACGCCAAGCTCCAATTAATAGTCAGGTTTTTCACGGAAGTGCTAAGCTGGGATCATGCCGATCTGTCTGCCGAGCGCAAGAACGACAACGGATATTCCGACTACGTAGTGAGCGACGACAATCGGCCTGCACTCGTGATTGAAGCAAAGCGTCAAGGCGCTCTGGAGCTTGCGACAAGTGCCAAATCTAAGTCGCTCTACAAGATATCTGGTCCCGCGCTTAAAAAATGCATCGACGGGATAGAACAGGCCGCGTCCTATTGCGCGCCGGATGGCATACAGCTAGCTGTCGTTACCGACGGAACAACGTGGATATTCTTTAGGCCATACATTCCCAACGAAAACTACAAGACCAAGGAAGCGATCGTGTTTCCAAATCTGCGGTCGATCGCAGACGATTTTGCATCATTTTTCGAGCTGGCGTCGAAAGAAGGTTATCGAGGCTCGTTGTACAAGCACATTTTCGACAAGATTCATGATCGGCGATTGCTACTGACGCTTGGTCTTCATTCAGCTTTCACAGATTCCGACATTCACCCCAACCAGAAGTCGCAGATTGCCTTCGATCTGGACAGAATATTCAATTCGTTCTTTGCGGGAATGGCGGGCGAGTCTGATCCGGACATGCTCATTGAGTGCTTCGTCGAGACAAAAGAAAGCCGTATCGCCGATTTCGCTCTTGAAAAATTGACTACCTACGTGCTCGGGAATATCAGCCCGCTCGATAAGCAGGTCGACGAGAGTCTCCAGCAGCTCATTTCAAGCACGATAACGGACAAGCACGGGGACACCGTGTTCATTGTCGGACCGTCTGGAGCCGGTAAGACGACATTCCTAGAGCGCTTTTTCAAAGCGACGCTTCCCCACAATGTACGGGAGCGCTGCGTCGTGGTGAACGTTAATGCATTGGACGCCACAGGCGATACAGGCACGTCACCGGCTTGGTTTACGAACGATATCATCTCAAAGATCGAGAAAGAGCTCTATCCTAAGGGCTTTCCAAACTGGGATCAGCTGCTCGGCTTGTACTATCAGGAATATGTCAAGCGCAGCGAGGGCGTCGACGCTGAGCTTTACAAGCGAGACAAGAATGCCTTCAAGGAGAAGTTTGGCACCTACATGGATGAGCGGGTCGAGCAAGATCGCGAGGGTTATCTCCGACGACTGCTCATTGACATCGTGGAAAACCGAAAACGCCTCCCAATCTTTGTTGTCGACAACACAGACGAATTTTCCGCCCAGTTCAAAGAGACGTTGTTCCAATACTTTCAGAGCCTAAGGAGACACGTCACCCATTGCCTCCTGTTGTTTCCGTTGACCGATCGCTCCGCCTGGGCGTTTTCGAAAACTGAGATATTCAACATCTATTCTTCGAAATCATACTTCCTACCGACCCCGCCTCCGCGTGAAATCTTTCGAAAGCGGCTTGAGTATCTGAAGGCGAAAATCAAACCGACTGGAAAAACTGCTGGCGTCTACGACGCCGGCAATTTTCGAGTTAAGCTAGAAAGCCTTGAGGCATTTGCCTCCGCGATCGAAGATATCTTCGTGCTGCAAGACTACATTTCAAACAGGCTTGGAAGCCTGGCAAACTACAATATCCGTCGAACCCTCGCGCTGGCTCGGCGCGTCATAACTTCGTCGGCGCTAAACATCGAGGATCTCCTCAGGTCATATGTTGCAGGCGATCAGCAGCCCTTGTCAGCTGACCGGTTTATGCTCACTCTGATTTTGGGAGACTACAATTTCTATAAACGCGGCGATGCTCACTCTGTTTTTCCGATGTTCGACGTGAGCACAGAGATTGCTCAATCTCCGCTTCTAAACGTAAGAATTCTCGGTCTTCTGAAAGCGACACACGACGCGCGGTCCTCCGATGACAGTCGATACTTATCTACGGCATCCATTGCCCAGTATTTTGATGGAATGGGCTTCGCCGAAACGGCCGTCGAAAGCGCGCTGTCTTCGCTAATGCAGGCCTCGCTAGTTGAGGCGCACGACCCATCAAAAGGCAACCTCGCTCCGTCCCAGGGCGCTGCAATAACATACAGCGGGCTGACGCACCTAGAGTTGGCTCTCTACAATCCGATTTACTTTGAGCAGATGGCTCTAACAGCCATCATGGCAAATGCCGATATCGCAAAACAAATTCGCGGCCACGCCGAGTCAAGTGAAGCAATTGACGTTCGCATGAAGAAGGTGCGGGAGACTTTTGCCGCCTTTCTAATCGATGAAGATTCGAAATTTGGGCGCGTGCCAGAATCGAGCCAATATAAAGTTCAAAAAGAAGTGACTGCTGATATCTTGAAGTTCTCTGGCGGCACGTCAGAGGCAGAGCTGTCTACGCGTGACGCCGTAAAAGTCAGTGCCAAGCACGGAGTCGTCATTGAAAGGGCAAATGCCGTAGTTGATTGGTTCGATGAAAATAAAGGTTATGGATTCGCAGCCGTCGAACAACTGGGCGAGTCCGCCTTCCTGCATGCATCAGTGTTGTCAAAATCAGGAGTAGGCAGCGTACACGATGGCGACGTCATGGTCGTAGATGTATCCCGCGGCCCCCGTGGCATCTCAATATCGAACGTTCATCGAACTCAAGTTGCGCACGATGCCGCTGCAAAGCTAGTCGACGCGGTTGTTATAAAGATCTTCGAGGATCGCGGATACGGATTCGTCCATGTGCCGAGCATGGGGCAAGACGCATTTTTTCACGTATCTATTCTGCCCGAGCAAGATAGGGCCTCTTTCGAACTCGGCGCGACACTCAAAGTTGAGCTAAATATCGACCCTAGAGGACGAGGCTTACAGGTCCGTCGAGTTCTCACTGCTGCCACGGCTTGA
- a CDS encoding acyl-CoA synthetase, with the protein MSAAHPPSPQGHYGIGLDKNAANYVPLSPVSFLQRAAAVYPQLTSAVYEDQSFTWAETFARCRRFAAFLVGRGITRGDTVATMLPNIPAMNEAHFAVPMADAVLNTLNTRLDASAIAFMLDHGGAKVLLVDPEFASVTSDALALMTGPKPLVIDVDDAAFAGGRRIGEIEYEAALAAGDPDFAYATPQDEWDAIALSYTSGTTGNPKGVVTHHRGAYLNAVSNVLAGGLGQHPVYLWTLPMFHCNGWCFPWTLAATAGVNVCLRKVDPARIFELIARHGVTHMCGAPIVYNTLINAPQAPKGEAVRPVTGLIAGAAPPVAVLEGAERIGIRLTHVYGLTEVYGPASVCAEQPGWDDLPADQRAKLKRRQGVPYPLEEAVTVLDPQTLKPVPRDGETIGEVMFRGNIVMKGYLKNEKATQEAFAGGWFHTGDLGVLDADGYVIIKDRSKDIIISGGENISSVEVEDVLYKHPAILFAAVVAKPDSKWGEVPCAFVELKPGMSATEADIVAYCREHLPGFKSPKAIVFGELPKTSTGKIQKFVLRDQVGSAKAIQS; encoded by the coding sequence ATGAGTGCAGCCCATCCCCCCTCACCCCAAGGCCACTACGGCATCGGGCTGGACAAGAACGCCGCCAATTACGTCCCGCTGTCGCCGGTCAGTTTCCTGCAGCGCGCCGCCGCGGTGTATCCGCAGCTCACCAGCGCGGTCTATGAGGATCAAAGCTTCACCTGGGCCGAGACCTTCGCGCGCTGCCGCCGCTTCGCCGCCTTCCTGGTCGGCCGCGGCATCACGCGCGGCGACACCGTCGCGACCATGCTGCCGAATATCCCGGCGATGAACGAGGCCCATTTCGCCGTGCCCATGGCGGATGCGGTGCTCAACACCCTCAACACCCGCCTCGATGCCTCCGCCATCGCCTTCATGCTCGATCACGGCGGCGCCAAGGTGCTGCTGGTCGACCCGGAATTCGCCAGCGTGACCAGCGACGCGCTGGCGCTGATGACCGGACCGAAGCCGCTGGTGATCGACGTCGACGATGCAGCCTTCGCCGGCGGCCGGCGGATCGGCGAGATCGAATACGAGGCCGCCCTCGCCGCCGGCGATCCGGACTTCGCCTATGCGACGCCGCAGGACGAATGGGATGCCATTGCGCTGAGCTATACCTCGGGCACCACCGGCAATCCCAAGGGCGTCGTCACCCACCACCGCGGCGCCTATCTCAACGCCGTCAGCAACGTGCTGGCGGGCGGGCTCGGCCAGCATCCGGTCTATCTGTGGACGCTGCCGATGTTCCACTGCAACGGCTGGTGCTTCCCGTGGACGCTGGCGGCGACCGCCGGCGTCAATGTCTGCCTGCGCAAGGTCGACCCGGCCAGGATATTCGAACTGATCGCCCGCCACGGCGTCACCCACATGTGCGGCGCGCCGATCGTCTACAACACGCTGATCAATGCGCCGCAGGCGCCCAAGGGCGAGGCGGTGCGCCCGGTCACCGGCCTGATCGCCGGCGCGGCGCCGCCGGTCGCGGTGCTCGAGGGCGCCGAGCGCATCGGCATCCGCCTCACCCACGTCTACGGCCTCACCGAGGTCTACGGCCCGGCCTCGGTCTGCGCCGAGCAGCCCGGCTGGGACGATCTGCCCGCCGACCAGCGCGCGAAGCTCAAGCGGCGCCAGGGCGTGCCCTACCCGCTGGAGGAAGCCGTCACGGTGCTCGATCCGCAGACCCTGAAGCCGGTGCCGCGCGACGGCGAGACCATTGGCGAGGTCATGTTCCGCGGCAATATCGTGATGAAAGGCTACCTGAAGAACGAGAAGGCGACGCAGGAAGCCTTCGCCGGTGGCTGGTTCCATACCGGCGACCTCGGCGTGCTCGATGCCGACGGCTACGTCATCATCAAGGACCGCTCCAAGGACATCATCATCTCCGGCGGCGAGAACATCTCGTCGGTCGAGGTCGAGGACGTGCTCTACAAGCATCCGGCGATCCTGTTCGCCGCGGTGGTCGCCAAGCCGGACAGCAAATGGGGCGAGGTGCCCTGCGCCTTCGTCGAGCTCAAGCCCGGGATGAGCGCCACCGAGGCGGACATCGTCGCCTATTGCCGCGAGCACCTGCCCGGCTTCAAGTCGCCCAAGGCCATCGTGTTCGGCGAGCTGCCCAAGACCTCGACCGGCAAGATCCAGAAATTCGTGCTGCGCGACCAGGTCGGCTCGGCCAAGGCGATCCAGTCTTGA